CTCTCCATCAGCAACAAATTTCTGAAGTTTTTCCCGGTAAATTCCTAAAGTAAgaggaaaataacaaacaatTCACAAGCTTTCTTTAACTAAAATACCTAAAAAGGAAGCATTTAGCAGAATGAATGTCAAGGCAACTGACACAAGATTTTCATTCCCTAATTCTCCTACTTCATGCCTGTTTCACCCCACATTCGTGGTTTCTATCAGATTGTGCAGCATAAAAACCCTGAGCAGAACTCGAAAGTAGGAACCAAAATACAAGCATGTGTGTATGATGGAAAAGCCCAAAAGCAGAATTTTAAGTGCGTTATTCAACTCAGTAAGTTTAAGGCAGAAGTTTAAGCTTACAGTACATCTAACCTTCATGGATCTCAGCAGCCTTCTGCGGGTCGAAGTGCAACTCATCACAGAGGTTTTGAAGGAATTCTGCTTTACTCGGAGCGCCTTCTAAATCACCGGATGATACAGACTGAGCAAGTCGTTTGCGATACACCTTTAAGGTAACATCCAGCATAATGGACTCAGCCTCTCGTTTACCTAAACCAAATGTATTCCTCAATTGGCTCAATGCAGCAAgctacaaagaaaaagaaaaggttaaaaATGGGAATGTTTAACCTAGAATGCAGATGCCAGAAAAGGAGAACATCCAGACAATAGAAGACAATATATATTCACTATGCAGATAACAGAGTTAGTTGTAGGAAAAGGTGCCCCCAACACCAAGAATTCTTGCAGGAACTTAACATCATTCAAGCAAGCTATTTAGTTCCATCTTTCCCAAAACATTTATCTGATCGTTTGATACAGTTTATACATGGTTATGACCTCGGCCAAACAGAGAGACTAAATTGTAAAAGATATTCTCATGTGGTTCACCAACGAAGCCCCAGTCAACAAGACAAAAATCTGTTAGGTTGACCATGAATTTAAGTAAACAACATCATCCTATGAAAAGTTACCCTCAAAATTTGGTGTCTCATCACCCAGCTTATTTTGCTGGTTCTAGGGCCATTTGAATTTCGTACAGGTCAATGCTATCTAAATTTCTTCAGAAGTAACTCGAACTTCTCTGGCAATGATTAAGTACTGTAGAATCAAGTATGCAAACTAGCAAAATTAAActatcaaaagaaaatgatatcAGACATATGTTATTTTGTTAGACTCCGGTACAATGGAAACAGAAGCTTATGCACCTTTTTTTCATCCATGGAACCATTTGATAATGCATCAGTAACATATGCTCTAAAAAGGAGCTTCAAGTCATCCATTTTTCTGTCTCCACCAGACTCTCCACCTAAGCCAAAAGCACTTGTTAACTCAAAGCTAAAAGCTTCAGGAAAATAAACATTTCAGCCAAATAAATTGAGGAACACGAACAACTAGTCAGTTTAAACCCCCTACCATGTAAAGAAACTGGCCCAACCCCACGAGCAAAGCGGCTGATATCAGGATGGTTCTTCAACGAAATGAGTAAATGATTGAACGCCAGTATCTTTTCAAGTTCTTCAACAACTTGTGAGGATCCCCTGCTGGAAAACCCCATTCCCTTCAGACAATACTAGTGATACaggaaaaaataatgaaaaaaattcatagcaCAACCATGGGTAAATAGAGGAAGCAATGTATTACCATTCTCCGACCAATGATGAATAAAGGAAAGAAGGAATGGTGTACATAACATCAGTCAGACGTTTTTAAATGGCATTCATATACGGGAGAGCAAGGAAAGGGCATTGCGGTTGTCTTTAGATCAAACCATAGGGATGACTACCACTACCAGGAGAAGCTCCTAAAGTAAACCAATTGCTTGAGACAGTATGTCACATTGACTTGAGTGATGCACCGGGTCAAAGTGTTTGGGTGATATAAACCCCGCGCCACGGACACAGTTACAAAGGGAAAAggagaaataattttttattttccagaCTAAATGGTGTCTACAAGGTTTCATATAGCACTTACATGTTCATTTGAGCCTTCAATGCATAGTTATACAGTAACTTGAATTGCTAAATATGGTTCCAGTTTGAAATGTCCAACTGAAGTGTGGAACACATACCCCATACACGTACAGATATTTTGTGTGTTCGACATAGCTACTTTATGCATTTAGAAAAAAAGCCCACATAACATAGCAATATGACTCATCTGCCGCATCGAAAAGCATCTGCAACAAATGTTCTAGTACGGGTACAATTATTTTAAGTCAGGTCACTCATATCATACACTGCTCTGGTATTAGACTTCAGTATGCTAAGCGCATTTGATATGTGTTCCTCAACAAGTTTCCTTGTATGCTCCCTAAACATTTTCTCAGCAAGCTGCAAATAAAGGAACCAACAGAGGTGACAATCCATGATTAAAATGTGTACAAGATTTACTATGACAGCACAATTTCAAAGTGTACCTCATCAGAAAGTCCATAAAGAAGCTGGGCTTCTCTAAGGCTCATGAGCTGTTTCACATCAATATCTGCGACATAATTAAATTAGCATTAGCATTGAAAGTGCATGCCAAAAGAGAGAAACCATGTGCAAAGTCAAAAGTCAGATCAAAAGTATTATACAACGCTAAAGTACCACTCCAGATCGCATTTATTAGAGGAAAAACAATGAAGATCATAACTAGACTGGCCCAAAAAGGGGAAAGGGGAAACATAGACGAAATTATTCCATGAGGAAATTGAAGGAagagagaaaacagaaaaatatcaTAATGCAGCATAAATTCTATATAAAACAATGGTCAACTTGTTGATCAGATACAAATGACACCTCTAAGGAAAGAGCAAAACTATAGAATCAGGCGCAAGGCACTATTTTATACAGGGTAGATTGCTGACAAGTTGGTATAAAATAGTTGACAAAGGACTCATTTCCAGGCTCAAATAGGGTATAGGGTAGATTGCTCAAGGCACCAATACAGGATGTATTCACCTCTTCCGACTGGTTTAAGCTTGGATGAATATAACTGCTGGGCATTGTCACGAATAGCAATCTGAACCTGGTAGGAAGTTTGAAACGCATAAGAAACTAACAACAGCATAAAGACCCTGCAAAGAGATTAGAAATCACCTGTTGCATGTGACAAAGCCACAGCTATACTCTCTTAACTTTTACTTTGTTAAGTGGAAAAACAATGGAGTACTACTATTACTGTACCTTTACCTATCCGCGACAAAATGACCAAGTCACAACTCACGAGATACAACAGTCAAGCTCAAGACTGAGAAAGGGTAAATACCTGGGACTCAGTAACCTTGAACACTCGCTTCCAAGGTAAAAGGAAAGTCGATGCATTCCCAAACACAAGATTTGAAACATATATTAGCTTCTGAAATGCCTGCACTGGAGACACTATTGACGGTCAAGCTCCAAATCTGCATTCAAGATTTATAACGAAACATACCAGGTAAAAAATTACAGAAAGAAGTAACAAAATCACAAGTATCATACCCGACGCTGCTCCATTCCAGCATCATGGTCACCAGTTTCAAGACTTTGCCTGAAAATTCGCCTACCAACCTAAAAGCCAACAAGCAAAACACAGTCCAGggttaatgaaacaaaaaatgtgTTTCCAGGAAACAAGTAACGAATAGGCACAATGAACGAGTATAATGACACCTCCATATGCATGGCAGCAGCATCTGGATCATCAATCCCCAatgcatttttaaatttaataattgTTTCGACTTCATCGCCTTTAAGAttttcacctccaggaggaatAACAGAAGAAACAAACCTGAGATAAATTGAAaagaaaccacaaaaaaaacttatataaAAGAGCCTTATGTCACCAACAAAATGGTCAAATATTCCAAAAAAGTTTTAACTGTAAGCTAATATTAAACTAGCAGAAATATCGTGACAAAATGGATGAATATCAAAACagacaaaaagaataaaaagtatACATCCCTAAACAAAACCAGAGACTTGAAACATATAGTTTCCATTCGTCAGAGAAGACACGAACAACATAATCTTTTGTCTATTGGACTCCCTTTTGAGGCTTGCTCACATTTTCCTAATTCCAAAATTATCCCCCACAAATCTTTTTTCTCCATAAAACAAGCATTATATTATATTTTGTATATAACTGCAAGGGGTAAACATGGAAAACCCCTTCACAGATTTGGTAACCACTCCTTCTCTCCCTCTTAAACCATGTAACCTCTCTCCAGAGGAAAACCGCTCCCCCTATTTGCAGTAAGCCGTGAGAAATCAGTCTTAGTCggatggaaaagaaaatttatcaaCGTCCAGAGAGATTCCCTCTTGATCTATGTCTTCACATGCCTGTACCCAATGACTGTAGAAATTGGCACATCACCTCAGCATTTAGGCCTTCATCGTCAGAGACTTGCATAGAGTTTTTGGTGAGTAGACGCACAATATTTATTACTACGTTGCACGTACATAATCTTACACCTCTCAAGAACtatgcacacgcatcgcgtgccACGACTTCTTCTATAAGTAGTTATGATGCACAGTATTCAACAGATATATACTAAAGTTTGCCTCAATGTCCATGATGATAATTCTATTGCACTCACCGGCAATACAAATCACAAAGTTCCGCATTGAATTCCTCGTTTTGTTTGCTAACACCGTACCTggaaatcaatcaaacaaatatgCATCAGGATTCAAAAAACAGCTACAGGAATCACAAAGAATAACAAAGCACTGTAAGTGGAGCACATAAACTCACTTGTTTGCAATCGCTTCGATATCTTCCCTATCCAACGTGAGCGGATCGTCACAGCCCGCCGCATAATTGTGCAGACTCACCGCCGCGACCTCCGGCACGCAGGAATTCGCGGCGTAGGTGGCGGCGGCCCCGGCAGCACCGAGGGCGACCGCCCCGCTCACGGCCGCGATCCGGTTTCCCCCGAGACGGAGCCCCAGCCCGAAACCAGCAGCCACAGCGCCTGCGAAGACGAGGGCGGAGGTCGCCTGGCGGACCAGGGGCGGGACGGAGTCGACAAGGGATTCGATCCCCGTGAGCTCCTTCTTGGGACCAAACACGGCGGCGGCGGGGATGAGAGTGGTGCTTGAGGGCTGGTGTGAAGAGGAGCAGCATCGGACGGTGGAGATGCGGTATCGGAGTCGGTTGAGTAGGAGTTTGTTTCGGGTGAGGGTAGGTCTTGGGAGTCGGAGTGAGGGGAGGTTGGTGGAGGGATGGAAGAGGAAGGTGGGCCGTGAGGAAGAAGGGGTTAGAATGGATAGGTTCATGGtgtatccctctctctctctctctctctctctctctggagaTCTCTCTATCAGATAGAGAGTGCTTGGGAGGGGATTTACGGGGTATAGGGTTTAACAACAGAGACGGTGAAGaggatggggggggggggcggcaaGAACGATGGATAATATGGGAGGATAATATTACAGTTAACCCCGTGAATTTCTCAAGTGTTCCAGATTCACCTGCGCTCTCacttgttcttttcaaataacaCATTGGGGCAATTGAGTTCCATTCCCATATGGAATCAATAGTTTAATGTGCCATTCCCATATGGATTCAATGAGAGGATTCAATAGTTTGATGTGCATTTGGAGTTTTGGACTGGAGATGGGCTTAGCTATGTTGCGAGTGCTTTTGTGGAGCCCTTCGTTTGCGAATTCGCTCACTGAATTGAGAAAAATGTTGAGCTATACTCGTATATGTGTTGAAGTCACATCTGATTCTCCATTCTTGAATTCTATTGACATTGAGTACGCTGATGTTAGGAGGGCTGTGGTCACTTTTAAATACCCTTGGAGGCCATCTTTATGCTCTTTTTGTTATGTTTCTGTCATACAGATGAAAATGTATGGTTATAAGTTTGTGGCTGCATTAATGCTTCCTAAAGATGGCATTACTTCTGATGGGGGGATTGGGATTGGTGTGAGTACAACTGTTGTGCAAGGGCTAAGTATAGCCAGTATTGCCACTGCTCATGTTGGCCCTGTTAAGAGTACCAAGGATCATGGAGTTTTGACAACTAATCCTGGTCCTACTATTAAAGGTAAAGTGAAGAATAAGGTTGAGGTCAGAACTACTTATGCTTTTGTTGCTTTAGATGTTGATGTGGATGATGTTTTGGGGGTAGTTGTTCCTATCAATTGGTCTACTAGTCGTGCTGGAGTTAGCTCTGTTCCTGCTACCTCGGAGCCTAGTGTGGTTGGGGGCAGAATGGTGAAAACTCttgtttgtaaagttaatgcGGTGGGACACGCTGTGGATGTTGATCAGATGGTTGGTGGGACAATTGGGAATGCAAGTACTTGCAATTCACGACGTCATGGTTCAAATCCTAACTCCACAACCTATGTCATGGTAATGGGCTGAACCGTCCAATGTAATGGTCTTGAAAATATCAACAATTCACACTCTGCGCTCATTTGGACCGAATGCACCTAGACCGGGTTTGACGGCCCAACCATTCATTGAAGCTTGTGACACGCAAGTCCAATTCTCACAAACTCTATGGTCGGACTGGGCAGAAGCACGCCCGAGCTAAAAGATTACTCCACAGCTAGACTAGTGAAGCGCTTTGTGGCATTATGCATAACGTCACCTGCCCAAAACGGTTTTACAAATGGCGTTACAACTTACAAGACTCACAACTTTGATTGTATAAGTAAGGAGATTATTTAAGTTACGCGCAAGCAGGccggaagaaaaagaaaaaaataggcCGGTCCAACTCGATCGCCATGTCGAAATTATTGTACAGTCGAGATTGAGCTTCCATTTCCAACGACACTCGCAAAGTCGCACGCCATGCCCGTCTATCCTCTTCGATTCCTGATTCCACAGTGTCTCAAAACCCCACCTTCACGCCTCCAGCTACCACAACCAAAACGACTCTCTCTGCTTTGCCTTCCCACCTGCTCTGCGTTACCTTCTTCGCCGCCCACCGCCACGCAAAACCCACCTCCGCCGCCTGCAAACGGTACGGTTCATCTGCCCGCCGTTAAATGGACGCCTTTCCGCAAAAAGAAAGTCGTAATGCGAGTCGGTTACGTCGGCTCCGGCTACAGAGGTTAGTTAAGCCAATTGCGTGCTCAGTTTAATTGCGTTCAATTGTAAACGGGGTAATTTTGCTTGTTATTCTTTGAAATTCGCAGGTCTGCAAATGCAGAGAGATGAAAACGCGCTGTCCAGTAAGataattttccttattttttgccCACTATGGTGCagtttgataaaattgaaaactgaaAGCCGAAAGCTCAAAAATTAAGTACGGAATGCTGAATGCtgattttttaaagttaaaaagctgtttgataaccATATTAACCtctgaattaaagaaaaaatgatgaattaattttagttccgtTATTTTAGcgattctcttttaatttttctcatGGCCACCATGTATTTGTGGTAGAGGTGATTGTGGTGGCcatggtggagtggtgatttTGGTGGTGGTTGAGAGGTGGTGTTGGAGTGGTGGCGGttgagaggtggtggtggagtggcggcaTGGTGTCTATATCTACGTTCACCTCAAGTGCGGCTCTATTTGTTATGGTCTAATGATTATAACTAGGGAGAAAGACAAATGCATATTGCATttcaggaattttttttccccggaTGGAAAGGGCTCCACTAGCGGATGTTAATTACAATTTTTCCATTTGTGCTGGGTTTTCATCTTCATAGTTAGTATTGCGTAGTATTCTATTGAAAACTGGGAGTTGAAATTACTGTTATGAGTTATCGCTCAGCCATGTACTTAACAACTCATGTTTGTTTGTAATAAACATCCGCTAGCTACTGCGTGTTTGTAACTCACGCATGCTTGTTTGACTCCATTACAATTTAATTGGCCTAGCCACTGCAGGCGGGAATTTGCTAAAGCACTACATTTTTAATGTAGCAATAGAAAGAGAGTTGGAAACTGCAATTTTTGAAGCTGGAGGCATCCGTGATAGTAACTTTGGGGATTTAGACAAAATTG
The sequence above is a segment of the Rhododendron vialii isolate Sample 1 chromosome 13a, ASM3025357v1 genome. Coding sequences within it:
- the LOC131314239 gene encoding protein TIC110, chloroplastic isoform X1, producing MNLSILTPSSSRPTFLFHPSTNLPSLRLPRPTLTRNKLLLNRLRYRISTVRCCSSSHQPSSTTLIPAAAVFGPKKELTGIESLVDSVPPLVRQATSALVFAGAVAAGFGLGLRLGGNRIAAVSGAVALGAAGAAATYAANSCVPEVAAVSLHNYAAGCDDPLTLDREDIEAIANKYGVSKQNEEFNAELCDLYCRFVSSVIPPGGENLKGDEVETIIKFKNALGIDDPDAAAMHMEVGRRIFRQSLETGDHDAGMEQRRAFQKLIYVSNLVFGNASTFLLPWKRVFKVTESQVQIAIRDNAQQLYSSKLKPVGRDIDVKQLMSLREAQLLYGLSDELAEKMFREHTRKLVEEHISNALSILKSNTRAVRGSSQVVEELEKILAFNHLLISLKNHPDISRFARGVGPVSLHGGESGGDRKMDDLKLLFRAYVTDALSNGSMDEKKLAALSQLRNTFGLGKREAESIMLDVTLKVYRKRLAQSVSSGDLEGAPSKAEFLQNLCDELHFDPQKAAEIHEGIYREKLQKFVADGELSEEDVKALERLQVMLCIPRETVEAIHTEICGSLFEKVVKAGIGGGMVGYDVTMRKAVRKAAAGLRLTREVAMSIASKEVRRMFKIYLRRVHNAKSATESAKELRMMINFNTTVATQLVEDITGERPDTTSEEPAEVDDVKKDEDLGSSKVDDRKKDEDLEWLSLRSLKNKKTYQPPLTRKGQTEITLRDDLSEKEKKNIYERYLALCLTGTFSKGPLGVKMATKTKDHEFVVLNQLGQILGLTSKEILKVHRSFAEKTFRKKAEVMLADGGLTEGRIEQLNELQKEIGLPPQYAQKVIKSIATEKMAATLEAGVRQGKVSVKEVREHKKNGIDLDSVLSVSSRELLFKKTVDDVFSSGSGEFDEEEVYEKIPQDLNIDAEKSKKVVQELAKSRLSNSLIQAVALLRQRNRHGVVSSLDNLLACDKAVPSQPLSWERPEELADLFFMYLKSDPAPEKLLRLKYLLNIEDSTAEALRRMEDGLVDVAEEQEEFVL
- the LOC131314239 gene encoding protein TIC110, chloroplastic isoform X2; amino-acid sequence: MNLSILTPSSSRPTFLFHPSTNLPSLRLPRPTLTRNKLLLNRLRYRISTVRCCSSSHQPSSTTLIPAAAVFGPKKELTGIESLVDSVPPLVRQATSALVFAGAVAAGFGLGLRLGGNRIAAVSGAVALGAAGAAATYAANSCVPEVAAVSLHNYAAGCDDPLTLDREDIEAIANKYGVSKQNEEFNAELCDLYCRFVSSVIPPGGENLKGDEVETIIKFKNALGIDDPDAAAMHMEVGRRIFRQSLETGDHDAGMEQRRAFQKLIYVSNLVFGNASTFLLPWKRVFKVTESQVQIAIRDNAQQLYSSKLKPVGRDIDVKQLMSLREAQLLYGLSDELAEKMFREHTRKLVEEHISNALSILKSNTRAVGSSQVVEELEKILAFNHLLISLKNHPDISRFARGVGPVSLHGGESGGDRKMDDLKLLFRAYVTDALSNGSMDEKKLAALSQLRNTFGLGKREAESIMLDVTLKVYRKRLAQSVSSGDLEGAPSKAEFLQNLCDELHFDPQKAAEIHEGIYREKLQKFVADGELSEEDVKALERLQVMLCIPRETVEAIHTEICGSLFEKVVKAGIGGGMVGYDVTMRKAVRKAAAGLRLTREVAMSIASKEVRRMFKIYLRRVHNAKSATESAKELRMMINFNTTVATQLVEDITGERPDTTSEEPAEVDDVKKDEDLGSSKVDDRKKDEDLEWLSLRSLKNKKTYQPPLTRKGQTEITLRDDLSEKEKKNIYERYLALCLTGTFSKGPLGVKMATKTKDHEFVVLNQLGQILGLTSKEILKVHRSFAEKTFRKKAEVMLADGGLTEGRIEQLNELQKEIGLPPQYAQKVIKSIATEKMAATLEAGVRQGKVSVKEVREHKKNGIDLDSVLSVSSRELLFKKTVDDVFSSGSGEFDEEEVYEKIPQDLNIDAEKSKKVVQELAKSRLSNSLIQAVALLRQRNRHGVVSSLDNLLACDKAVPSQPLSWERPEELADLFFMYLKSDPAPEKLLRLKYLLNIEDSTAEALRRMEDGLVDVAEEQEEFVL